From a single Bryobacter aggregatus MPL3 genomic region:
- a CDS encoding type I phosphomannose isomerase catalytic subunit, with amino-acid sequence MIIGPGARRLKATQYEKIWGTTDLSPIFSSAGKKIGEVWFEDEERLPLLFKFLFTSERLSIQVHPDDEYGAKHENSLGKTEMWHVLRADPQGEIGLGFNKSYTAAEVEAGARNGAIEDMMAWRHVQAGETYFVPAGEVHAIGGGVAICEIQQNSDVTYRLYDYGRPRELHLEHGMAVSRLGPYDGLQSGVVECPYFRTEKLRLDAALSLSGPNTVVIFLEGKGKIAGEAYERGEAWRLLRNVTIEPAKLTTLLYVTWPG; translated from the coding sequence ATGATCATCGGGCCCGGCGCACGCCGCCTGAAGGCCACGCAATACGAGAAAATCTGGGGGACAACGGACTTGTCCCCCATTTTCAGCTCTGCCGGCAAGAAGATCGGCGAAGTTTGGTTTGAGGATGAAGAGCGGCTGCCGCTGCTCTTCAAGTTCCTGTTCACCTCAGAGCGCTTGTCCATCCAGGTGCACCCTGATGATGAGTACGGCGCAAAGCATGAGAACTCGCTCGGCAAGACCGAGATGTGGCATGTGCTACGGGCAGACCCGCAAGGCGAGATCGGTCTCGGCTTTAACAAAAGCTATACGGCTGCTGAAGTGGAAGCAGGCGCGCGCAATGGCGCCATTGAAGACATGATGGCCTGGCGGCATGTGCAGGCCGGCGAAACTTACTTTGTGCCTGCCGGTGAGGTCCATGCGATTGGCGGCGGTGTCGCCATCTGTGAGATCCAGCAGAATTCCGATGTCACCTATCGCCTCTATGACTATGGGCGGCCGCGCGAATTGCATCTCGAACATGGCATGGCCGTCAGCCGCCTGGGCCCCTACGATGGCTTGCAAAGCGGCGTGGTGGAGTGCCCGTACTTTCGCACCGAAAAGTTGCGTCTCGATGCCGCGCTGTCTCTCAGTGGGCCGAACACGGTGGTGATCTTCCTCGAGGGTAAGGGCAAAATCGCCGGAGAAGCCTACGAGAGGGGCGAAGCCTGGAGGCTGCTGCGCAACGTCACCATCGAGCCCGCAAAGCTCACCACCCTTCTTTACGTCACCTGGCCAGGCTGA
- a CDS encoding glycosyltransferase family 4 protein, whose amino-acid sequence MRVIYTAAHAGASTAVPIGGGGAIASMLAAEWAITQPFELVVIRPDEDANEVVTYSEREYAAFCHRFRRYATHRILSEDPKQCVVLVNDISEGPDFDLLARHGYRIYTIWHVDVVAYVARMYLRDWISPSTLVRLVRPVEKLLPAIAKLVFHQQRSCVEKSAGHIVMTEAMKQMILNCYPSTPPEKIHVVPWGAPPRVLTGKPRELAKPVLLTLSRISPEKGLDRLLQMLSRWRGRATLLLCGGAAYMEGKRYLASLRAIASGMERVKVEFAGHLSGQAKADAFASADLYLFPSVFESYGLTLMEALSHGVPVIAFDHDGARAIVQPDFGILVRNEQELHVALDTLLGDPERRAAMSAAAKAYANARPFAKSAHRVARLLQS is encoded by the coding sequence ATGCGCGTGATTTACACGGCCGCGCATGCAGGCGCCTCGACAGCGGTGCCGATTGGAGGCGGGGGCGCCATTGCGAGCATGCTGGCCGCCGAATGGGCGATCACCCAGCCCTTTGAGCTGGTGGTGATCCGGCCCGATGAGGATGCCAATGAAGTGGTGACCTACTCTGAGCGCGAGTACGCCGCCTTCTGCCACCGCTTTCGCCGCTATGCGACGCATCGCATTCTGAGTGAAGACCCGAAGCAATGCGTCGTGCTGGTGAACGACATCAGCGAAGGCCCGGACTTCGATTTGCTCGCCCGCCACGGCTATCGCATCTACACGATCTGGCATGTCGATGTTGTCGCCTATGTCGCGCGCATGTATCTGCGGGACTGGATTTCGCCGTCCACGCTCGTGCGCCTGGTGAGGCCGGTGGAGAAGCTACTGCCCGCCATCGCAAAGCTGGTCTTTCACCAGCAGCGCAGTTGCGTCGAGAAGAGCGCAGGCCACATCGTCATGACCGAGGCGATGAAGCAGATGATTCTCAATTGCTATCCGTCCACACCGCCAGAGAAGATCCATGTCGTGCCGTGGGGTGCTCCTCCGCGTGTACTGACCGGCAAGCCGAGAGAACTGGCCAAACCAGTGCTGCTGACCTTGAGCCGCATCTCGCCAGAGAAAGGCCTCGACCGCCTGCTCCAGATGCTGTCGCGATGGCGAGGCCGCGCAACGCTGCTTTTGTGCGGCGGCGCGGCTTACATGGAAGGAAAACGCTATCTCGCTTCGTTGCGCGCAATTGCCAGCGGGATGGAACGGGTGAAGGTGGAGTTTGCAGGCCATCTCTCCGGGCAAGCGAAGGCGGATGCCTTCGCCAGTGCCGACCTCTATTTGTTCCCCTCGGTCTTTGAAAGCTATGGCCTCACTTTGATGGAGGCGCTGTCGCATGGAGTTCCGGTCATTGCCTTCGATCATGACGGCGCACGCGCGATTGTGCAGCCGGACTTCGGCATTCTGGTTCGGAATGAACAGGAGCTGCATGTGGCTCTCGACACACTCCTCGGCGATCCGGAACGCCGCGCCGCAATGAGCGCCGCCGCGAAAGCCTATGCGAATGCCCGGCCCTTCGCAAAATCTGCTCATCGGGTCGCGCGGCTGCTGCAATCGTAA